A genomic window from Deltaproteobacteria bacterium includes:
- a CDS encoding M20 family metallo-hydrolase, with amino-acid sequence MPEAVLSRIEALRQDLIALQRELVARPAVGPTNEGTGEQEKADFLRSRLSEILGVEITVLNAPDDRVPCGYRPNVAAILPGFDRNRTFWIIGHTDVVPPGDTALWETEPFEVVVDGDRMIGRGTEDNHQGILSSLLLLKALTDTKTTPPMNLGLLFVADEETGSAFGMRWVMENRADLFRSGDLFLVPDVGGPDGSRIEIAEKGQLWIKITVLGRQCHASRPALGLNSLTAAADMILRLEALDQTRAKRPGDPLFSPPRTTITPTRKDANVPNVNTLPGRDVFYVDCRILPGEGVDQLLKEIEALGQEVAAERGVNVEVEVVQREESPATSADSDIARRVFRAVSRVYEVDPRFVGVGGGTVAAFLRRAGHDVVAWATLQEMAHQPNEYALIGSTLKDAQVMARALFDKA; translated from the coding sequence ATGCCCGAGGCCGTCCTTTCCCGCATAGAGGCCCTGCGCCAGGATCTCATCGCCCTGCAACGCGAACTGGTCGCTCGTCCGGCTGTAGGCCCAACCAACGAGGGGACGGGCGAACAAGAAAAGGCCGACTTTCTCCGTTCCCGCCTGTCGGAGATCCTCGGGGTCGAGATCACCGTCCTGAACGCTCCGGACGACCGTGTTCCCTGTGGATATCGTCCCAATGTGGCCGCGATTCTGCCGGGTTTCGACCGAAATCGGACCTTCTGGATCATCGGACACACGGACGTGGTCCCTCCGGGCGATACAGCCCTCTGGGAGACCGAACCATTCGAAGTCGTTGTCGATGGCGACCGGATGATCGGCCGGGGCACAGAGGACAACCACCAGGGCATCCTCTCCAGTCTGCTCCTGCTCAAGGCCTTGACCGACACGAAAACCACTCCGCCCATGAACCTCGGCCTGCTCTTCGTCGCCGACGAGGAGACCGGAAGCGCCTTTGGCATGCGTTGGGTCATGGAAAACCGGGCCGACCTTTTCCGGTCCGGAGATCTCTTCCTGGTCCCGGACGTGGGCGGCCCGGACGGATCCCGTATCGAGATCGCCGAAAAGGGCCAGCTCTGGATCAAAATCACCGTCCTCGGCCGCCAATGCCACGCCTCGCGCCCCGCATTGGGGCTCAACAGCCTCACGGCCGCGGCCGACATGATCCTTCGCCTGGAAGCCCTGGACCAAACCCGGGCCAAACGCCCTGGCGACCCGCTCTTCTCCCCGCCCAGGACCACGATCACCCCCACTCGAAAGGACGCCAACGTCCCCAACGTGAACACCCTGCCCGGTCGGGACGTCTTTTACGTCGACTGCCGAATCCTTCCCGGGGAAGGCGTTGATCAACTTCTGAAAGAAATCGAAGCCCTCGGCCAGGAGGTGGCCGCCGAGCGCGGCGTGAACGTGGAGGTGGAGGTCGTCCAGCGGGAGGAGTCTCCGGCCACATCGGCTGACAGCGACATCGCCCGCCGGGTCTTCCGGGCCGTGTCCCGGGTCTACGAGGTCGATCCCCGGTTCGTCGGCGTCGGAGGGGGCACGGTGGCCGCCTTTCTCCGTCGGGCCGGCCACGACGTCGTGGCCTGGGCCACTCTCCAGGAGATGGCCCATCAGCCCAACGAATACGCTCTGATCGGCTCGACTCTCAAGGATGCCCAGGTCATGGCCCGGGCGCTCTTCGACAAGGCATGA
- a CDS encoding alpha/beta fold hydrolase, whose product MAPSCLLVHGYGGLPFEMEPLAEALEGAGVRCSVPLLPGHGLGPEEFRSTGFSDWCRAVEEAWTELASAGGPVFVAGLSMGGSIGLWLAQRHVLAGLVTVSAPVFIHRYFPWHLPDWRIPFLGVAKHFVPTVPAPLAVPESRAIAPWRGYEGFHALGPLHSLIQGLRRVRAGLSLVQAPLLCIHAPEDRTCLVDNAWEIVRDVNSPERRMELLSVRERVTSAHVLTTHRETRDRVATRVRDFILERSGGTDPAGPETGAEPCPG is encoded by the coding sequence ATGGCCCCGTCCTGTCTGCTCGTCCACGGATATGGCGGGCTACCCTTCGAGATGGAGCCTCTGGCCGAGGCCCTGGAGGGGGCGGGAGTCCGTTGTTCGGTCCCTCTCCTTCCAGGCCACGGCCTCGGACCAGAGGAATTCCGCAGCACTGGATTTTCCGACTGGTGCAGGGCTGTGGAAGAAGCCTGGACCGAGTTGGCCTCGGCGGGTGGCCCGGTTTTCGTGGCCGGCCTGTCCATGGGTGGGAGCATCGGACTTTGGCTGGCCCAGCGCCACGTTTTGGCCGGCCTGGTCACGGTGTCGGCCCCGGTCTTCATTCATCGCTATTTTCCCTGGCATCTTCCGGATTGGAGAATCCCTTTCCTGGGGGTCGCCAAGCATTTCGTGCCCACGGTCCCGGCCCCGTTGGCCGTTCCGGAGTCACGGGCCATCGCCCCATGGCGGGGGTACGAGGGCTTTCACGCCCTGGGCCCCCTTCATTCCCTGATCCAAGGCCTTCGAAGGGTACGGGCCGGCCTTTCCCTTGTGCAGGCCCCGCTTCTTTGCATTCATGCTCCGGAGGATAGAACCTGTCTTGTGGATAACGCCTGGGAGATCGTCCGCGACGTGAATTCCCCCGAGCGTCGGATGGAACTTCTGTCCGTTCGGGAGCGGGTGACCAGCGCCCATGTTCTGACCACCCATCGGGAGACCCGGGACCGAGTGGCCACCCGGGTCCGCGATTTTATTCTCGAGCGGTCTGGCGGGACCGATCCAGCAGGTCCAGAAACCGGGGCAGAACCATGTCCGGGGTGA